GCGCGCAAGCGGCCGAAATAGACCTCCTCCGCTTCGTCCTCATTGTCGGCGATCACCACGTCGCCCTCGGCATAGCCTCGCCTCTGCAAGGACCATGCGAGAAGCCGGTCGCCCTCGAAGCCGAGGATGAGGGCGCTGGCCATGCCCAGAAAGGACATGGCGTCCTTGTTCATCTTGAAGACATAGCCCCCCACGCCGATGACGACGAGCAGCAGCGTCCAGCCGACAGCCGCGAGCCAGGCGCGCTTCCACAACAGCCAGAAAGGGCCGAAGGCGAAAGCGGGAAAGGAAAAGCCCTCGCGCAGAAATCGAATCTTCTCCGGCTCGGAGACGCCGGCGGGCGGCAGGTGAACTGTGAAGACGGCCATGGGCTTTTCCCTCCTCGTCTGGACTCTCGGCCGGCCGCCGGATCAGGCGGTCAGCGTGCCCTTGGTGGAGGGCGCCTCGCCCTGGACGCGGCGCGGGTCGATTGCGACCGCCTTGCCGAAGGCGCGGGCGAAACCCTTGAAGGCGCTTTCGGCGATATGATGG
The nucleotide sequence above comes from Methylocystis parvus OBBP. Encoded proteins:
- a CDS encoding DUF2628 domain-containing protein gives rise to the protein MAVFTVHLPPAGVSEPEKIRFLREGFSFPAFAFGPFWLLWKRAWLAAVGWTLLLVVIGVGGYVFKMNKDAMSFLGMASALILGFEGDRLLAWSLQRRGYAEGDVVIADNEDEAEEVYFGRLRAASLKTLPAESGA